The proteins below are encoded in one region of Bacteroides uniformis:
- a CDS encoding FimB/Mfa2 family fimbrial subunit — translation MKKLVVFAVLAAIVASCADDNLPQIEKSSELVSPRLLMDVSTESGQSPLTGILTIMPCKAGTSIYYGNYINRKLTPFYGYYQVKDGAFYNDGVNRELSLPAGPYNMIYWGTPKYEEPIYAHPLMRDPVYILGEDMSQQHFSLFKMEADTTYYPVFDLVHAVQPANIGSEDLKASLKRVVTGLKVIIKDKNNGILSSSIDSMVVRITNIAGELNFYTAAPQGSPRTVAFPLVRSVDGTQMSNATVMLFPSFGKPEFQMSIILKNGNVKSFKQTLNGPLEANSKLTLTLTLGDIFSEESSGEFTLDNWNEESQTIDVPSLD, via the coding sequence ATGAAAAAATTAGTAGTATTTGCAGTACTTGCCGCAATCGTGGCAAGCTGCGCCGATGACAATCTGCCCCAGATAGAAAAAAGCAGTGAGTTGGTATCGCCACGACTTTTGATGGACGTGTCCACAGAAAGCGGACAAAGCCCGCTGACCGGTATACTGACCATCATGCCCTGCAAGGCGGGCACCTCTATTTATTATGGAAACTACATAAACCGGAAGCTGACACCTTTTTACGGTTACTACCAAGTTAAAGACGGAGCTTTCTATAACGATGGCGTCAATCGAGAGTTATCCTTACCCGCAGGTCCCTATAACATGATTTATTGGGGAACCCCTAAATACGAGGAGCCGATTTATGCACATCCTCTCATGAGGGACCCGGTCTACATCTTAGGCGAAGACATGTCCCAGCAACACTTCTCCCTATTCAAAATGGAAGCGGACACAACCTATTATCCGGTATTCGACCTGGTACACGCCGTCCAGCCTGCCAACATTGGAAGTGAGGACCTGAAAGCATCTCTCAAACGGGTAGTGACCGGGCTGAAAGTAATCATCAAGGACAAGAACAACGGCATCCTCAGTTCGAGCATCGACAGCATGGTGGTGCGCATCACCAATATTGCTGGAGAACTGAATTTCTACACCGCCGCTCCTCAAGGAAGCCCACGCACAGTAGCCTTCCCTCTGGTCCGTTCCGTCGACGGTACACAAATGAGCAACGCCACCGTCATGCTCTTCCCTTCTTTCGGGAAACCGGAATTCCAGATGAGCATCATACTGAAAAATGGAAACGTGAAAAGTTTCAAGCAAACATTGAACGGACCTTTGGAAGCAAACTCCAAACTGACCCTGACCCTCACTCTGGGAGACATCTTTTCCGAAGAATCATCCGGAGAATTCACCCTTGACAACTGGAACGAGGAAAGCCAGACAATCGATGTCCCTTCATTGGATTGA
- a CDS encoding RagB/SusD family nutrient uptake outer membrane protein: protein MKKNKNIFMASVLLLSLGLASCTDSFLDVTSKTESSTGTFYKTEKDAYRALIGCYDGWRQTSSAMMVGFYMASEVMSAECFGATGNADGRGYQAIDRFDISQSPADLNLYEGDWKNYYAGVYRCNELIAHEEQIVWNESDSKRGIYMGECRTLRALLYLDMVRLWGNIPLFLEPVNENRAPSPAKEVFSAIFTDLKYAIENIPGDAYPKADYTKNDGHITKYAAEALLARAYLFYTGYYGEEPAEVTRAEALAAVEDVIASGEYGLVPQFKNLWPASSAKVAEKGDYETLKGTYAGDGNKETILALKFTATQDYNGNNDSNRWQVMLGMRQLNAAPYCKGWGALTVNPDFVEAFPTGDLRRSASIIDLVGEGITGSADFTTSFNDWREYTGYAVKKYAPLCYADGSHAGKQDGSGDFQTQNRQDYVIIRYADVLLMAAELGSPNAQTYFDQVRKRAYQVDDNGTVSANYQAKSVSQQAIMEERRLEFAFESINYWDLLRQGIDVAAEKLALNGVKVKSGGADDAITIRADRVKATKGLSQIPYNQINLSQSVLVQNPGW, encoded by the coding sequence ATGAAGAAAAACAAAAATATATTTATGGCAAGTGTCCTGCTCCTGAGTTTGGGACTGGCTTCGTGTACCGACAGTTTTCTCGATGTTACGTCGAAGACTGAATCTTCAACCGGTACATTCTATAAGACTGAAAAAGATGCTTATCGTGCTCTGATAGGTTGTTATGATGGTTGGCGCCAGACTTCATCAGCCATGATGGTAGGGTTTTATATGGCTTCCGAGGTGATGAGTGCCGAGTGTTTTGGCGCTACCGGAAATGCCGATGGACGTGGCTATCAGGCCATTGACCGTTTTGACATCTCCCAATCGCCGGCTGACCTCAACCTATACGAAGGTGACTGGAAAAATTATTATGCGGGCGTCTATCGTTGCAACGAGCTGATAGCTCATGAAGAGCAGATTGTATGGAATGAATCGGATAGCAAACGTGGTATCTATATGGGCGAATGTCGTACGTTGCGTGCATTGCTTTATCTGGATATGGTTCGTTTATGGGGGAATATCCCACTCTTTCTGGAACCGGTAAACGAAAATCGCGCTCCTTCACCTGCCAAAGAGGTGTTCAGTGCCATATTTACTGACTTAAAATATGCTATCGAGAATATTCCCGGTGACGCTTATCCCAAGGCCGACTATACCAAGAACGACGGACATATTACAAAATATGCCGCCGAGGCTTTGCTGGCACGTGCCTATCTTTTCTATACCGGATATTACGGTGAAGAACCTGCAGAGGTGACTCGTGCCGAAGCTTTGGCTGCTGTAGAAGACGTAATCGCTTCAGGAGAATATGGTTTGGTACCGCAATTCAAGAATTTATGGCCGGCTTCTTCTGCAAAAGTGGCCGAAAAAGGAGACTATGAAACTTTGAAGGGTACATATGCCGGTGATGGAAACAAGGAAACCATTCTTGCGTTGAAATTTACCGCTACTCAGGATTATAACGGGAATAATGACTCCAACCGTTGGCAGGTGATGTTGGGTATGCGCCAGCTTAATGCTGCTCCCTATTGCAAGGGATGGGGCGCATTGACGGTAAATCCTGATTTTGTGGAAGCGTTTCCCACTGGTGACCTCCGCCGTTCGGCTTCTATCATTGATTTGGTAGGGGAAGGAATCACCGGTTCGGCCGACTTTACCACCAGTTTTAATGACTGGCGTGAATATACCGGCTATGCTGTGAAGAAGTATGCTCCCCTTTGCTATGCCGATGGAAGCCATGCCGGTAAGCAGGATGGTAGCGGTGACTTCCAGACACAGAACCGCCAAGACTACGTTATTATCCGTTATGCCGACGTATTGTTGATGGCCGCAGAACTGGGTAGCCCCAATGCGCAAACTTATTTCGACCAAGTGCGTAAGCGTGCTTATCAGGTTGATGACAACGGAACAGTATCGGCCAACTATCAAGCTAAGAGTGTGTCTCAACAAGCTATTATGGAAGAACGTCGTCTTGAATTTGCTTTTGAAAGCATTAATTATTGGGATCTCCTGCGTCAAGGTATAGACGTGGCAGCCGAGAAGCTCGCCTTGAATGGTGTCAAGGTGAAGAGTGGAGGCGCTGATGATGCAATAACCATACGGGCCGACCGTGTGAAAGCCACCAAAGGCTTGAGCCAGATTCCTTATAATCAAATTAACCTTTCACAGAGTGTACTTGTGCAGAATCCCGGATGGTGA
- a CDS encoding Fic family protein, with protein sequence MGTDIWQEIEVLNQEFVRLGISQSVDYEKYYLYSLITHSTAIEGSTLTELDTQLLFDEGVTAKGKPLVYHLMNEDLKKAYELAKEESAQNAEITPVFLQKLNAALMRTTGSVYNVMGGSFDSSKGEFRLCGVTAGVGGCSYMSYPKVPAKVEELCSILREKQKNMETFRERYELSFNAHLNLVTVHPWVDGNGRTARLLMNYIQFCHHLFPTKIFKEDRGDYILSLRQSQEDENSQPFLDFMAAQLKKSFASEIEKYNTGRKKGFNLMF encoded by the coding sequence ATGGGAACAGATATCTGGCAAGAGATAGAAGTACTGAATCAAGAATTTGTGAGGCTTGGTATCAGTCAGTCGGTAGACTATGAAAAGTACTACCTCTATTCGCTTATTACCCATTCTACTGCTATTGAGGGCTCTACACTTACCGAATTGGATACCCAGTTGCTTTTTGATGAGGGGGTAACAGCCAAAGGAAAGCCGTTGGTCTATCATCTGATGAATGAGGATTTGAAGAAGGCATACGAACTCGCCAAAGAAGAAAGTGCACAAAATGCGGAAATTACGCCTGTTTTCTTACAAAAATTGAATGCTGCTCTAATGCGTACTACTGGGAGTGTATATAATGTAATGGGCGGTTCTTTTGATTCTTCTAAAGGTGAATTTCGTTTGTGCGGCGTTACTGCTGGGGTGGGCGGGTGTTCTTATATGAGCTATCCTAAAGTTCCCGCTAAAGTAGAAGAACTTTGTTCTATATTGAGAGAAAAGCAAAAGAATATGGAAACATTTCGGGAACGATATGAATTGAGTTTCAATGCTCATCTCAATTTGGTAACCGTTCATCCGTGGGTAGATGGCAATGGGAGAACGGCTCGTTTGTTGATGAACTATATCCAGTTCTGCCATCATCTTTTTCCGACGAAAATCTTTAAAGAAGATAGGGGCGACTATATTCTTTCTTTGCGGCAGTCGCAAGAAGATGAGAACAGTCAGCCTTTCTTGGACTTTATGGCAGCGCAGCTGAAAAAATCATTTGCGTCAGAGATTGAGAAATACAATACTGGACGTAAAAAAGGTTTTAATCTCATGTTTTGA
- a CDS encoding SusC/RagA family TonB-linked outer membrane protein, whose translation MRKTFLEKCINLRLCRVALVLLFLVPAISSLQANPSQNKTISGVVTSATDSEPLIGVSVQVRETATGGITDIDGRYSVSAQQGQTLVFSYIGYQSQEIKVGTSSVINVVLKEDTEMLDEVVVVGYGVQKKKLVTGATVQVKGDEIAKMNTTNPLQAMQGQTPGVSIASTSGQPGADMKVSIRGLGTVGNSAPLYLIDGVGGDISTLNPADIESIDVLKDAASAAIYGSAGANGVVLITTKQGREGKAQISFDAYYGIQNVARKANMLNAKEYMAIMDEQALNSGLSAYDWSQYQSIYDANGNVYDTDWVDTMFKDNATTESYTLGVTGGSATSTYALSLGYMSQEGIVGGSDVSNYSRYNFRVNSEHKLFKDILKVGEQVSFVYKMNNGISVGNQYNNTLRGAFGTSPIAPVYSDNNLYDSPYNDTSTSDWNKGDGNPYGLMMTDSNNENKTATFSGNVYAELQPVKNLKIKSVFGVVYGSSEYRSFKPLYKFSQYIYNEERTTVSQNANHSLGMTWTNTASYDWTMGEHSFNALLGMEAYRYEGTYIEAKNGMLKEGFDDWEHAFVGNGTASDSTNGLGASGNPHTESRKVSYFGRLGWNWKETYMVNATLRADGSSNFAKGNRFGYFPSVSAGWTITNEKFMESTQNWLDFLKIRASWGQVGNANIDAFQYLAPIKSTNTHYLFGSGYGDSDAAAQLGTNWGAYPSRLANADIKWETSQQTNIGLDARFLNSRLGVNFDFYIKDTKDWLVVAPILATAGAGAPYINGGGVKNTGVELNLTWNDQIGKDFSYNIGINGAYNKNKVGEIPNDDGIIHGSTNQLYDNTPEFYRAENGKPIGYFYGFKTAGIFQNNQEIEDWIKAGNGVLQADVQPGDVKFVDINHDGRVNELDKTDLGNGIPDFTMGFNLGFNWKGLDFSVVANGAFGQQIVQSYRNHTSKQANYTTAILGRWTGEGTSNRIPRVTDQNLNWQFSDLYVQDGDYLRISNITLGYDFAKLLRCKVISQCRIYAQVQNAFTFTKYDGMDPEIGYGPEGDNGQGWVSGVDLGYYPRPRTVLFGVNLKF comes from the coding sequence ATGAGAAAAACATTCTTGGAAAAGTGCATAAATCTGCGTTTATGCCGTGTTGCATTGGTACTTTTGTTTCTTGTACCTGCAATCAGTAGCCTGCAGGCTAATCCTTCTCAAAACAAGACCATTTCGGGTGTTGTGACATCGGCTACGGATAGTGAGCCGTTGATAGGTGTCAGCGTGCAGGTGAGAGAAACCGCTACGGGTGGAATTACCGACATTGATGGCCGGTATTCGGTAAGTGCCCAACAAGGACAGACACTGGTGTTTTCTTACATCGGTTATCAATCACAGGAAATCAAGGTAGGTACTTCTTCCGTCATCAATGTGGTGCTGAAGGAGGACACGGAAATGTTGGATGAAGTGGTTGTAGTGGGCTATGGTGTCCAGAAGAAGAAATTGGTGACGGGTGCCACTGTTCAGGTGAAGGGTGACGAAATAGCCAAGATGAATACAACCAATCCCTTGCAGGCTATGCAGGGACAGACACCGGGTGTAAGTATTGCTTCGACTTCCGGTCAACCGGGTGCTGACATGAAAGTGAGTATCCGTGGTCTTGGTACCGTGGGAAATAGTGCTCCTCTTTATCTGATTGATGGTGTGGGTGGTGATATTTCTACTTTGAATCCTGCCGATATTGAAAGTATAGATGTACTGAAAGATGCGGCTAGTGCGGCTATCTACGGTTCGGCCGGTGCTAATGGTGTAGTGCTTATTACTACCAAGCAAGGGCGCGAAGGTAAAGCGCAGATTAGTTTCGATGCTTATTATGGAATACAGAATGTAGCTCGTAAGGCTAATATGCTGAATGCAAAAGAGTATATGGCCATTATGGATGAGCAGGCTTTGAATAGCGGACTTTCGGCTTACGATTGGAGCCAATACCAGTCTATTTACGATGCCAATGGCAATGTGTATGATACGGATTGGGTAGATACTATGTTCAAAGATAATGCCACAACGGAGAGCTATACGCTGGGTGTCACTGGTGGAAGCGCAACTTCCACTTATGCCCTTTCGTTAGGATATATGAGTCAGGAAGGTATTGTCGGCGGTTCGGATGTGTCTAACTATTCGCGTTACAATTTCCGTGTGAACAGCGAGCACAAACTTTTCAAGGATATTTTGAAAGTGGGCGAGCAGGTGAGTTTTGTATATAAGATGAATAACGGTATCAGTGTAGGCAACCAATATAATAATACCTTACGCGGTGCATTCGGAACATCGCCTATCGCTCCTGTCTATAGCGATAATAATCTTTATGATTCGCCTTACAATGACACCAGTACCAGTGACTGGAATAAAGGTGATGGAAACCCTTATGGTTTAATGATGACCGACAGCAACAATGAGAACAAAACGGCTACTTTTTCCGGTAATGTTTATGCTGAATTGCAGCCTGTCAAGAATTTGAAGATAAAGTCTGTATTCGGTGTGGTTTATGGTTCCAGCGAATACCGTAGTTTCAAGCCTCTCTACAAGTTCAGCCAATATATATATAATGAAGAACGTACTACCGTATCTCAAAATGCCAATCACTCTTTGGGTATGACATGGACCAATACGGCTTCTTATGACTGGACTATGGGAGAACATTCGTTCAACGCCTTGCTGGGTATGGAAGCCTATCGTTACGAGGGCACTTATATCGAAGCTAAAAATGGTATGTTGAAAGAAGGTTTTGATGATTGGGAGCATGCTTTTGTGGGCAACGGAACGGCCTCCGATTCGACCAACGGCTTGGGTGCCAGTGGCAATCCGCATACCGAGAGCCGCAAGGTGTCCTATTTCGGCCGATTGGGTTGGAACTGGAAAGAAACTTATATGGTCAATGCTACTTTGCGTGCAGACGGTTCGAGCAACTTTGCCAAAGGCAACCGTTTTGGTTACTTCCCTTCGGTATCGGCAGGATGGACCATTACTAACGAAAAATTCATGGAAAGTACGCAAAACTGGCTCGACTTCCTGAAAATACGTGCCAGCTGGGGACAAGTGGGTAATGCCAACATTGACGCATTCCAATATCTGGCTCCTATCAAGAGTACCAATACACACTATCTTTTCGGCAGCGGTTACGGCGACTCGGATGCTGCGGCACAGCTCGGAACCAACTGGGGAGCTTACCCTAGTCGTCTGGCTAATGCTGACATCAAGTGGGAGACTTCACAGCAGACCAATATCGGTCTTGATGCCCGATTCCTCAACAGTCGCCTGGGTGTTAATTTCGATTTCTACATTAAAGATACTAAAGACTGGCTCGTGGTGGCTCCTATTCTTGCTACTGCCGGAGCAGGTGCTCCTTATATTAATGGCGGTGGAGTGAAAAACACCGGTGTGGAACTCAATCTTACTTGGAATGACCAAATAGGCAAAGACTTTAGTTACAATATCGGTATCAACGGTGCCTACAATAAGAATAAGGTCGGAGAGATTCCTAACGACGATGGTATCATTCATGGCTCTACCAACCAGTTGTATGACAATACTCCTGAATTCTATCGTGCCGAGAATGGTAAGCCTATCGGTTATTTCTATGGTTTCAAGACAGCAGGCATATTCCAAAACAATCAAGAAATAGAGGATTGGATTAAGGCTGGTAACGGTGTGCTGCAAGCTGACGTACAACCAGGTGACGTGAAGTTTGTGGACATCAACCATGACGGACGGGTGAACGAGCTTGACAAGACCGATCTTGGTAACGGTATTCCTGATTTCACTATGGGCTTCAATCTCGGTTTCAACTGGAAAGGACTTGATTTCTCTGTAGTGGCCAACGGTGCTTTCGGACAGCAGATTGTCCAGAGCTATCGTAACCATACCTCCAAGCAAGCCAATTATACTACTGCAATTTTAGGACGTTGGACAGGAGAGGGAACCAGCAATCGCATACCTCGTGTCACAGACCAGAATCTCAACTGGCAGTTCTCAGACCTCTATGTGCAGGATGGTGATTACCTGCGAATCAGTAACATTACTTTGGGCTACGACTTTGCCAAGCTACTGAGATGTAAGGTCATCAGCCAGTGCCGTATCTATGCTCAGGTACAGAATGCGTTCACATTTACCAAATATGACGGCATGGATCCGGAAATAGGTTATGGTCCCGAAGGAGATAACGGACAAGGTTGGGTATCGGGCGTTGATTTAGGTTATTACCCCCGTCCCCGTACCGTATTGTTTGGTGTTAACTTGAAATTTTAA
- a CDS encoding PAS domain-containing sensor histidine kinase, producing MTKHVPLFLPLGSIRLLTIFFSFCIIFVHPALADKMAESPELFDTAFTLQERLDIPDGFVQREMVYISILLGTLVLCLFFFFMQRRMKKLRERDRERYLQLLEGILDNLPIAAKVKDVNDGMRYTFWNKKAEELFECSAREAIGKTDFETMPEAAALIRKEDEELVKTGIPQEGIRRFFTKKNEERFTFQNNNFIKLSDGRKWIVYTAWDITDLKIMERKLRLAKEEAEESNRIKSAFLANMSHEIRTPLNAIVGFSSILATEVSEEERVEYLDIIERNNELLLQLINDILDLSKIEAGTLEYVYANVDINKMVSEIEQATSIRLTNKDVRLVTVTPLPGLLLYTDQRRITQVFNNFISNALKFTAAGSITIGYGMPENSYIRFYVTDTGTGISSENAQGIFNRFVKLDSFKQGTGLGLAISQNIVKELKGEIGVESQLSKGSTFWFTLPFYKMDAHRSIFP from the coding sequence ATGACAAAACATGTTCCTCTTTTTTTACCTCTCGGAAGTATTCGGTTACTGACGATATTCTTCTCTTTTTGTATAATCTTTGTTCATCCGGCATTGGCTGACAAAATGGCTGAAAGCCCCGAACTTTTCGATACTGCTTTCACCTTGCAGGAAAGGCTTGATATTCCCGACGGGTTTGTTCAAAGAGAGATGGTCTATATTTCCATTCTTTTAGGTACATTGGTGCTGTGCCTCTTCTTTTTCTTCATGCAGAGGCGGATGAAGAAATTGAGGGAAAGGGACCGGGAGAGGTATCTGCAACTGTTGGAAGGCATTCTTGATAATCTTCCCATTGCGGCAAAAGTGAAGGATGTGAATGATGGGATGCGCTATACTTTTTGGAATAAAAAGGCAGAGGAACTCTTTGAATGTTCGGCCAGAGAGGCTATAGGCAAGACGGATTTTGAAACAATGCCAGAGGCTGCGGCTTTAATTAGGAAGGAGGATGAAGAGTTGGTCAAGACGGGGATTCCACAAGAAGGTATACGACGTTTTTTTACCAAGAAGAACGAGGAGCGGTTTACCTTCCAGAACAATAATTTTATAAAGCTTTCTGATGGTCGCAAGTGGATTGTTTATACTGCTTGGGACATTACTGATTTGAAAATCATGGAGCGCAAACTACGTCTGGCCAAAGAGGAGGCTGAGGAGTCCAACCGGATAAAATCGGCTTTCCTGGCCAATATGAGTCATGAGATACGTACTCCGCTCAATGCAATAGTTGGTTTTTCGAGTATTTTGGCCACGGAAGTGTCTGAGGAAGAACGGGTGGAGTATCTCGATATTATAGAGCGGAATAATGAACTGCTGTTGCAGCTCATCAATGACATTCTGGATTTGTCGAAGATAGAAGCCGGTACATTGGAGTATGTCTATGCTAACGTGGATATCAATAAAATGGTGTCCGAGATAGAGCAGGCTACAAGTATCAGGCTGACCAATAAAGACGTGCGTCTGGTCACGGTTACGCCATTGCCCGGTTTGCTGCTGTATACCGATCAGCGCAGAATTACTCAGGTATTCAATAACTTCATCAGTAATGCGCTGAAGTTTACTGCTGCCGGTAGCATTACCATTGGTTACGGAATGCCCGAAAATAGCTATATCCGTTTTTATGTCACCGATACCGGGACGGGGATATCATCTGAGAATGCGCAGGGGATTTTTAACCGCTTTGTGAAGCTGGATTCCTTTAAGCAAGGTACCGGACTGGGACTGGCCATTTCGCAAAACATTGTGAAGGAACTGAAAGGAGAGATAGGGGTGGAGTCACAGTTGAGCAAGGGCTCCACTTTCTGGTTCACGTTGCCTTTTTATAAGATGGACGCGCACCGTTCTATCTTTCCTTGA
- a CDS encoding glycoside hydrolase family 43 protein has protein sequence MRKKMMLFLGLALSLSCFSQNRQGYQNPVIPGFHPDPSVCRAGDDFYLVNSSFQYFPGVPLFHSKDLINWEQIGHCLTRPSQLPLHDAGPWGGIYAPTIRYNDGTFYMITTNVSDKGNFLVHTTDPRGEWSEPVWLKQGGIDPSLYFEDDKCYLVSNPGVGIYLCEINPKTGEQLNESKRIWNGTGGRHPEGPHIYKKDGWYYLLISEGGTEYGHKVTIARSRDIDGPYEENPANPILTHINKNAQNSPIQGTGHADLIQAPDGSWWMVCLAFRPQSGNHHLLGRETFLAPVRWDKNAWPVVNGDGTIALQMDVPTLPQHPLAPKPARTDFKNGKLGPEWVHIRNYHPENYTFASGNLRLKATSVNLNNGKGSPTFVGRRQEHIDFTATTSMQLKKAASGDEAGLTVYMFEPSHYDLFVKQLADGKQAVVLRYQLNELTHTEKEVILPQGKVQLRVKGSNEIYSFEYATNGKDFKELGRMNTRYISTETAGGFTGIMLGLYAISGSQTSKAYADFEYFDYEGK, from the coding sequence ATGAGAAAAAAGATGATGTTATTTTTAGGACTGGCGCTCAGCCTGTCCTGCTTTTCACAAAACCGGCAAGGTTATCAAAATCCCGTTATTCCCGGTTTCCATCCCGACCCGAGTGTCTGCCGCGCAGGAGATGACTTTTATCTGGTCAACAGTAGTTTCCAATATTTTCCGGGCGTACCGTTGTTCCACAGCAAAGACCTCATCAACTGGGAACAAATCGGACACTGCCTGACGCGCCCCTCACAACTGCCGCTTCACGACGCCGGCCCGTGGGGAGGAATCTATGCACCCACCATCCGCTACAACGACGGTACATTCTACATGATTACCACCAACGTGTCCGACAAAGGCAACTTCCTTGTACACACTACCGACCCGCGTGGCGAATGGTCAGAACCCGTATGGCTCAAGCAAGGCGGTATAGACCCGTCCCTCTATTTTGAAGACGACAAGTGTTACCTTGTCAGCAATCCGGGCGTAGGTATCTATCTGTGCGAAATCAACCCCAAAACCGGCGAACAACTCAACGAGTCCAAACGCATCTGGAACGGCACGGGCGGACGGCACCCTGAAGGACCGCACATTTACAAGAAAGACGGCTGGTATTATCTGCTGATTTCCGAAGGCGGCACGGAATACGGCCACAAAGTGACAATAGCCCGTAGCCGCGATATAGACGGCCCGTACGAAGAGAACCCCGCCAATCCCATCCTGACCCACATCAACAAGAATGCACAAAACAGCCCGATACAAGGAACCGGCCATGCCGACCTGATACAAGCCCCTGACGGTTCGTGGTGGATGGTGTGTCTCGCTTTCCGTCCGCAAAGCGGCAACCATCACCTGCTGGGACGCGAAACGTTCCTTGCTCCCGTGCGCTGGGACAAGAATGCCTGGCCGGTAGTAAACGGAGATGGTACAATAGCCCTGCAAATGGATGTGCCAACCCTACCGCAACATCCTCTTGCCCCCAAGCCTGCACGCACCGATTTCAAAAACGGCAAATTAGGTCCCGAATGGGTTCATATCAGAAACTATCATCCGGAAAACTATACCTTTGCTTCCGGTAACCTCCGTCTGAAAGCAACCTCCGTAAACCTGAACAACGGGAAAGGCAGTCCTACTTTTGTCGGCCGCCGGCAAGAACATATCGACTTCACAGCCACCACTTCCATGCAACTGAAAAAAGCCGCCAGTGGCGACGAAGCCGGCCTGACGGTCTACATGTTCGAACCGTCCCATTACGATTTATTTGTCAAGCAATTGGCAGACGGGAAACAAGCTGTAGTATTGCGCTACCAATTGAATGAATTGACCCATACGGAAAAGGAAGTTATTCTGCCCCAGGGGAAAGTACAACTCCGTGTAAAAGGCAGCAACGAAATCTATTCGTTCGAGTATGCCACAAACGGAAAGGACTTTAAAGAACTGGGCCGAATGAATACGCGCTATATCAGTACAGAAACTGCCGGTGGCTTTACGGGAATCATGCTGGGATTGTATGCCATCTCCGGTTCTCAAACCTCAAAAGCATATGCAGACTTTGAATACTTTGATTACGAAGGAAAATAG